In Rhodoferax sediminis, the sequence CACGCCCGCCAGCAACGCAAACGAAGCGAAGCCGGCGCCCGCCAGGTGGCTCGCGTGCACAACTTCAATGATGCTGTCCTTCGAATAGAACCCCGAGAAGAATGGCGTAGCAATCAGCGCCAGCGAACCCACCAGAAAAGTGATACAGGTGATGGGCATGTACTTGCGCAAACCGCCCATCCAGCGGATGTCCTGGTTGTGATGCACCGCGAGAATGACCGAACCGGCACCGAGGAACAACAGCGCCTTGAAGAACGCGTGCGTCATCAAGTGAAATACACCTACCGAATAGGCCGAGGCGCCGAGCGCGACCGTCATGTAGCCGAGCTGGGACAGCGTGGAATAGGCGATCACCCGTTTGATGTCGTTCTGGATGATGCCCAAAATACCCATGAACAGGGCCGTGATGGCGCCGATGACCATGACGAAGCTCAGGGCCGCGTCGCTGAGCTCGAACAGCGGCGACATGCGCGCCACCATGAAGATGCCGGCCGTCACCATGGTTGCCGCGTGGATCAGCGCGGAGATGGGGGTGGGACCCTCCATCGAATCAGGCAGCCAGACATGCAGCGGAAACTGCGCGCTCTTGCCCATGGCGCCAATGAACAGGCAAATGCAGATCACCGTGATCAGCATCCATCCGGTGCCCGGAAAGGAAAGCTGAGCCAGCGCAGGGGCCTTGGCAAATATCTCGGCATAGTCCAGTGTGCCGGCGTAGGCCGCAACCAGGCCGATCCCGAGGATGAAACCGAAGTCGCCGACCCTGTTCACCATGAAGGCTTTCAGGCTCGCAAAAATGGCGGTCGGCCGGGTATACCAGAAACCGATCAGCAGATAGGACACCAGACCCACCGCCTCCCAGCCAAAAAACAGCTGCAGCATGTTGTTGCTCATTGCCAGCATCAACATCGAGAAGGTGAACAGCGCGATGTAGGAGAAGAAGCGGTCGTAGCCTTCGTCATCGTCCATGTAGCCGATGGTGTAGATGTGCACCATCAGCGACACGAAGGTCACCACGCACATCATCATCGCGCTCAAGCCATCGACCAGGAAGCCGATTTCCATCTTGAGACCGCCGACCACCATCCATGTGTAAATGGTTTCGTTGAAACGCGCACCATCGGCAACCACGCTGTAGAGCGTCATCGCCGAAATGATGAAGGCCACCAGCACACCCAGAATGGTGAAGCTGTGGCTGAGCCGGCGGCCGATCAGATTGCCGCCAAACTTGGTGCCGAAAATGCCGGCCAGCAAGGCGCCGGCCAGAGGTGCCAGCGGTACCGCCAGCAGAGTTGAAGCCGAGAGGGTTTGACTCATATTCTTTGAATTTGATGAACCTTGGGGCTCAGCCCTTGAGCAGATTGAGTTCGTCCACCCGGATGCTGGACTTGTTGCGGAACACCAGCACCAGAATCGCCAGGCCGATGGCCGATTCGGCGGCGGCCACCGTGAGAATGAAGAACACGAAAACCTGCCCCGCCATATCGCCCAGGTAGTAGGAGAAGGCCACGAAGTTCATGTTGACCGCGAGCAGCATCAACTCGATCGCCATCAGCAGAATGATCAGGTTCTTCCGGTTCAAAAAGATCCCGATGATGGAGAGCGCAAACAGCATCGCGCCCAGCGATAGAAAATGCCCAAGGGTCAAGGTCATGCTTTTTTCTCCGTATCGGCAGGCGCGGCGGCATCCGCGCCTTGTTCGACCGCAATGGCCGGTTGGGTCGCCGTCATCTTGAGCACCTGCACCCGGTCACGCGCCTGCACGCGTATCTGCTCGGATGAACTGATGGCCTTGCTGTCCTTGCGCTCGCGCAGCGTCAGCGCAATCGCCGCGATGATGGCCACCAGCAAAAGGACGGAGGCAATCTCCAGCGGGTACAGGTACTGCGTGTACAGCAGCGTGCCCAGTTCCCGTGTATTGGAAAACTGGCCGGGGGCTTGCCCCAGCACCACGGTGACCCGGGGCGGCTCACCGCCGCCGAATCCGCCCATCAGGACGGCCGCCATCTCCAGCGCAATCAGCGCGCCGACCGTCGCCGCCAGAGGAAAGTGGCGCCAGAATCCCTGGCGAATGCTGTCCAGGTTGATGTCCAGCATCATCACGACAAACAGGAACAGCACCATCACCGCGCCGACATACACCAGCACCAGCACGATGGCGAGGAACTCTGCCTTGAGCAGCATCCAGACCATGGCGGCCTGGAAAAAGGCCAGCACCAGGAACAGCGCCGCATGGACCGGATTGCGGGCCGTGATCACCCGGAACGCGGCGAACAGCAACACCGCCGAAAAAATATAAAACAGGCCGGCTTTCACATCCATATCGAAGCTTCTTTCAGGCAATCGGTCAGCGGTACTTGGCGTCTGCCGCGCGGTTGGCCGCAATTTCGGCTTCATAGCGGTCGCCCACAGCCAGCAGCATGTCCTTGGTGAAGTACAGGTCTCCGCGCTTCTCGCCGTGGTATTCAAAAATATGGGTTTCGACGATCGAGTCCACAGGACAGCTTTCCTCGCAAAACCCGCAAAAAATGCACTTGGTCAGATCGATGTCATAACGGGTCGTGCGCCGCGAACCATCGTCGCGCAACTCCGACTCGATGGTGATGGCCACGGCGGGGCACACGGCTTCGCACAGTTTGCAGGCAATGCAGCGCTCTTCCCCGTTTTCATAGCGGCGCAGCGCGTGCAGCCCCCGAAAGCGCGGACTGGCCGGGGTCTTCTCCTCGGGGAACTGCACCGTGATCTTGCGCTTGAACATGTATTTGCCGGTCACCGCCAGGCCCTTGAACAGTTCAATCAGCATGAAGCTCGACAGGAAGTCGCGCAGCGAAAAAGTCGATTCAGAAGGGGGGGACGTCAATGTAGTCATATCGGCTCCGGCTTATTTCCAGATATTCCAGGAGGTCTGCATCCAGGCCCCGACAACCACCAGCCACACGAGGGTGACCGGGATGAAGATCTTCCAGCCCAGCCGCATGATCTGGTCATAGCGAAAGCGCGGGAAGGTGGCACGCACCCACAGGAACATGGTGGTGACGATGAAGGTCTTGAGCCCCAGCCAGATCCAGCCCGGAATCCAGTTGAACACCGCGCTGTCGATCGGCGACATCCAGCCGCCCAGGAACATGACCGTGCACAGGATGCCAATCAGGATCATGTTGGCGTATTCGGCCAGGAAGAACATGGCAAATGCCATGCCCGAGTACTCGACCATGTGGCCGGCCACAATTTCGGACTCACCCTCCACCACGTCGAACGGGTGCCGGTTGGTTTCGGCCAGGCCGGCGACAAAATAGACCACGAACACCGGCAGCAACGGCAGCCAGTTCCACGACAGGAAATTCAGCCCCATGTTGGCGAAGTGGCCTTTGCCCTGTCCCATGACGATGTCGGTCATGTTCATCGACCCGGAGACCATCAGCACCACCACAAAGCAAAAGCCCATGGCAATCTCGTAGCTGACCATTTGGGCCGAGGCGCGC encodes:
- the nuoL gene encoding NADH-quinone oxidoreductase subunit L; protein product: MSQTLSASTLLAVPLAPLAGALLAGIFGTKFGGNLIGRRLSHSFTILGVLVAFIISAMTLYSVVADGARFNETIYTWMVVGGLKMEIGFLVDGLSAMMMCVVTFVSLMVHIYTIGYMDDDEGYDRFFSYIALFTFSMLMLAMSNNMLQLFFGWEAVGLVSYLLIGFWYTRPTAIFASLKAFMVNRVGDFGFILGIGLVAAYAGTLDYAEIFAKAPALAQLSFPGTGWMLITVICICLFIGAMGKSAQFPLHVWLPDSMEGPTPISALIHAATMVTAGIFMVARMSPLFELSDAALSFVMVIGAITALFMGILGIIQNDIKRVIAYSTLSQLGYMTVALGASAYSVGVFHLMTHAFFKALLFLGAGSVILAVHHNQDIRWMGGLRKYMPITCITFLVGSLALIATPFFSGFYSKDSIIEVVHASHLAGAGFASFALLAGVFITAFYSFRLYFLVFHGKERFDQNPDAHHDAHHDNHHGHQTPHESPWVITVPLILLAIPSVVIGFMTIEPMLYGPFFKDSIFVDLARHPAMKELAQEFHGPLQMGLHAFMSAPFWLALAGVVLSYYMYLVNPALPAAIQRKFQPLYTLLDNKYYLDWFNENVLTRGVRIIGTGLWKGGDLGLIDGLVVNGSWKVVRRVSGVVRWMQSGYLYHYALAMIVGVFVLMTYFVWLK
- the nuoK gene encoding NADH-quinone oxidoreductase subunit NuoK: MTLTLGHFLSLGAMLFALSIIGIFLNRKNLIILLMAIELMLLAVNMNFVAFSYYLGDMAGQVFVFFILTVAAAESAIGLAILVLVFRNKSSIRVDELNLLKG
- a CDS encoding NADH-quinone oxidoreductase subunit J; its protein translation is MDVKAGLFYIFSAVLLFAAFRVITARNPVHAALFLVLAFFQAAMVWMLLKAEFLAIVLVLVYVGAVMVLFLFVVMMLDINLDSIRQGFWRHFPLAATVGALIALEMAAVLMGGFGGGEPPRVTVVLGQAPGQFSNTRELGTLLYTQYLYPLEIASVLLLVAIIAAIALTLRERKDSKAISSSEQIRVQARDRVQVLKMTATQPAIAVEQGADAAAPADTEKKA
- the nuoI gene encoding NADH-quinone oxidoreductase subunit NuoI: MTTLTSPPSESTFSLRDFLSSFMLIELFKGLAVTGKYMFKRKITVQFPEEKTPASPRFRGLHALRRYENGEERCIACKLCEAVCPAVAITIESELRDDGSRRTTRYDIDLTKCIFCGFCEESCPVDSIVETHIFEYHGEKRGDLYFTKDMLLAVGDRYEAEIAANRAADAKYR
- the nuoH gene encoding NADH-quinone oxidoreductase subunit NuoH — protein: MIEAFYSAGLGLAGATWWTAVVWPVIWALIKIVVVLVPLMGCVAYLTLWERKAIGFTQIRLGPNRVGPSGLLTPIADALKLLTKEIIMPAAASKGLFVLGPIMTIMPALAAWVVIPFGPEVALANVNAGLLFLMAITSLEVYGVIIAGWASNSKYAFIGAMRASAQMVSYEIAMGFCFVVVLMVSGSMNMTDIVMGQGKGHFANMGLNFLSWNWLPLLPVFVVYFVAGLAETNRHPFDVVEGESEIVAGHMVEYSGMAFAMFFLAEYANMILIGILCTVMFLGGWMSPIDSAVFNWIPGWIWLGLKTFIVTTMFLWVRATFPRFRYDQIMRLGWKIFIPVTLVWLVVVGAWMQTSWNIWK